The window CCTCCATCCGCTTGGCCTCGGCCGCGCGGTGCGAAGCTTCTATCACATTGAGATCCTCTATGGCAGACTGCAGTGCCTGCGTGAGCGGTAGTAATAATGGCGCGTAACGGCTACCAACTCGCTTCCTTTCTGATTCGGGCAATCCCTGTTGGGGCCGGAATGTTGAGGCGAGTTTGTCTCTCCACTCGAAGAGACGCTGGCTAAGGACCTTTCCAATCTTGGGCACTTTCAGATCTTTCAATCTTGGCACGTCCTTAGCTGTTTCAATGCCAAAGGATGCTAATGACAGAACGCAGCCGCTATTGATGCCCTTTAGTTTTGCGCGACGTATCAGCGATTTGTCGAGGTGCTCGTCTAACTGAACCATCTTCGAATTCGACTCGGCAAGGCGTAAATCCCTCTCGTAATCCTGTCGCGCGCCTTCATGGGACTTGAGCACCCGTTCGATCTCGACCTTTCGCTGCTGGAATCTCGATACGCTCATGCTTCGCTGCGCTAGGAGCTCATCTTCCAGCCGTTTGATCTCCAACTCAGCGAACGATTTGCGGTCGCGCCATCGTTTCTGCTCGTCAACCCACGGGGCATTTGCGGCCTCCCATGCCGCAGTGGTTTGTCGATTTTCGGCGTCGACCACTGCGCATTTTTGGCGATATTCCAATTGGCGAGAGGCTGTCACTGCCTCCCAGGCCACTGTCCGCTGCTGGTTCTCCAACTCAACCCTTCCACACGCCTGAACATAGGCTGTCCGAATAGCCTCCTTCTGTGCTTCCCAATCTAAGAGGACCCGGCGATTTGCCTGGATGATCCCTTGTGTAATTCGCGCGTGTTCGGCCTCAATCGAAACCTTGATGGTTTCCCAAGGGGCGAGCCTGACGCGATTCTCGGCATCGACAACCTTGCACAACTGAGCGTGTACGTGGGCCTTGGTCGCGTTCGCCGTGTTCCAGGCGTCCAAGATCTTCCTATTCGCATTCTCAATTAACTTGAGTTGCTCGGCATATCCGAAGTCGATATGCGCGCACTCCGCCTTGTACTCTGTTTTCAAAGACTTTAGGAGCATCGCACGACGCAGCCCGTGGGTTACCTTCATGACTAGCCACCACATCCCGAAAGCAAGCATCATCATCAGACCAACGGGCTTGGCGAACAAAAATATCGGCACCCCGGCCAAGGCTCCTGCGAGACTGAGCGTTGCCAAGAAAGGCTCCGACGAAGCCGGTACTGGTGCGGGTGGTGGGTAGACTGGCGGTGAAGGTTTTTCGTGCAGCCTGGGAAGGGGCAGCTTTTCTGGTGCGGGCGGATGGGGCCGAAGTCGGGGAGCCGTTGGCAAAGCAGGAGAGCCGGGCAGGAGGCGAAGTATCGGCTCGGCCAATGGGGTGGGCTGAGGCGGAAGGGGTAGAAGCACGGGCTGCTGCACCGCCGCAGGCGGAAGTGGATGAGTCAGCAATATTGGCTTCGGAATCGAACGCAAACTGGCTGGCAACTTAATCTGGACAGCCAATCGCGGCCTGGGTCGTTTAAGGGATGAAAACACCAGCTGCATGCTGGTGAGTTTAATTACCAGCTTTTGGATGTCTTCGAACTGCAACGTCGCGCCAGCTACGCCTTGGCTGGGGACGAAGAACATCAATCGAGACACCGTGATGAGTTGGCACCATGGGCAATTAGTCCCGGCGGGAAATGAATGTTTGGGGTCGTTCTTACAGCGCTGAAGTCCATTCAACGAAGCATCCAGCGCGTGACGCCACTCTGATGCCGTTGGCCGCTGATGTGAGGCGAACGCCCGCTCGAACAGGTCTCGAACTGGAGCATTCAGCATTGCTAACGGCGGAACATGCGGCGGCGGCTTGAGCTTACTCGCATTCCGCGCGTAGGCGTAAAGTCCGTCCTGAATTGCTTTCTCGATAGGGATGTCAACGTTTACCTGGGGAACGCCCGCGAAGGGGTGTCGTCCCATCATCAGCAGGTGAAAAACCATGACTGCCAAGCCGAACGTATCATGGTTCGCATCGCGATCTACCTCCGTGAACTTCCTGCCGTGAAGTTCCGGCGGCGTGTACTCGGGCACACCCACGCCGCAGCGGAAGATGCGATTTCCTTCTTTGACCTGGAATGAGTCGCAGTCGACAAGGGCGACGATACCCTTCTCCGATACCATCACATTCTTCTGATTGACGTCGCCAACTACGTGGCCGTGGCTGTGAATGCTTTCGAAAGCAATCGCACAATTACGGGCAGTGTGAAGAAGAAAGCCCCAATCCTTGTCTGGAAAATCTTTCTTGCGCTGGGCCACGCTATAGAGATTATGGATCTCTTTGTGGTTGGCGATCCGAGGCATGAGAATGCCTGCTACTGCCGTCGGATTGCCGTTGTTCAGTGTCGCGGTGGGCCAGGCTGCAATCTTCTGTAGATCGGTATTCCACGCCTTCGTCATCGCGCGCAGTTTGTCGCAGCGCTCTTTGCTCTGCGGCTTGCTATACAACTTGGCAACTAGATCGGGCCGGCCCACGACATCGAATACCGCTCCCTCTCCACCTGTAGCGAAGGGTTTGGCCGGTATCGCGACCTCATTCCCAAGATGGTCACGCAGTCGCGTCGGATAAGTTGGGCGAGACATTGGGCGTGATTCGCGCGGCGAGGAGGAGGGTTTTGTCGTCGTCCGTACGTTCGTTTACCCGCTTCGAGTCCATGAATTCCAGGAGCAAGGCCTGTAGAACCGTTTCATCCGGCCCCTTTCTCACCGCCTTGAACAGTGGGGCAAAGAAGCGGTCATGGACTCTGGCTCCGGCCAAATCGAGGGCGAGCATTTGAAGACCATCGGTGAGGACGGCTAATTCGGAAACCTGCCGCGGTATGATTTCAACTCGCAGATGTTGTCGGTAATCTTCGTCGCTCAAAAATCGCGTTGTGTTGGCATACTCACCGTTTTCCGGCCAGAAGGCGAGCTCATAGCCGGCTGGTCCGTCGAACACGATCACACCATCGCCAATTTGCGCAAAGGCTGCCCATCCGTCGCCGACAAGCGCCGCCAGAAATGTACAGGCGAGCTGACGGGGCGCTGAACCGGTCTCCGACGCTGCTTCCAGCAAATTTTCTCGAGCAGAATCGACCCATGCTTCGAGCTGTTCCTTCGTTGGTTCCGCATCGCCGCAGGCCACCTTGATGAAGCGATCCACCGCCGCCTTCGATCCGAGCTGAGAAAGCTCGGCGCTGCCCGCTCCGTCGGCGCACGCAGCCATCACGGTTGTGCCAGAGACAAGACCGGAGCAGTAGTCCTGGCAAGGCATTCCCGACTGGGTATGAGACGTGCCCTGCACGCTGCCAAAGACGAGCTTCCACATGTAATCGTCAGACCTCAGTCCATGTCGGTTGCGTAAGAGCGACCGTGTCACCAGGTGACGATTGGGAGACCGCCTGCATTGATTGAGACAACCACAGAAACATCTCGCGGAAGTTGACTCCCTTGAGCTTTGCCGGCGGGCGAGTTGAGATTTGGGACAGTATGCCCATATTTGCACCCTCAACTGCCACAGTGAAAAAGGCAAAAGACTTTGATGCCTCGCCCTGCTTCACTTGCAACGCGGCTGCCTGCCATGGGTCGCCTGGATCTGGGCCACCGTCAGTTATTAAGAAAATCCAAGGCCGATAGTACGAAATGCCAGCTGCCCGGTAGGTTGCCTTTCGCTTGGCGATCATATCCAAGCCGGCCAAGATTGCTTGTCCCATTGGCGTACTGCCAGAAGTCTGTAGGCGTGGGGGCTGGAAATTCTCGGCAGTTACGAAGTCTTGGATCGTCGTGACAATTCCGCCGAAAGTCACAATCGCAATTTCAGCTCGGCGACTAGCGAGCGAGTCAGAGGCAAGCGTTTCCTTTAGCGTGACTAGCCCCTCGTTCAGCAGTTCGATCCGGGTTTTGCCTCCCGTGACGACGTTGTAGAGTTGCCCGTCTTGCATGACGGTCTCACCGGTAGCGTGCTCATAATTGCCGACCACTTCGTTCATTGATCCGGACGTATCGAGTAGCAGCACGCAGGGTACGCGAGGGTCAGGGTTCTCGGCGAATTCACTCGCTTCAAATCCCGCATATTCAATCTGGTCAGACATAATTCTTCCTATTGGCAGGTAACTAACCCAAAACGAAGGCCGATAAATATTGCGAGAAACCTTATGTAGTCGGCCTGACGCAAAGTTTGCTAGACCAACGGCTCCACGCATTTCTTATTAAAACCGTCGCGGCGGTTGATATTGATGGAATGGAACGCGAAAGTCAACTTGCATTTCTGCTCCCGTGAACTTTCGATTAAACACGAAAACGGGTAAACGTCCGCAGACAATTTTGTGCTTCGGTCACATCGACCTCGGCGCGAGACTGAAGCAGTTATCGCGTCTAGATAGGCATCTTCCGCTCCTTGCCTCCCGGATAGTGCGATGCTCTAACCAGGGAAAGTGAATATCGGAGCGTGCGCTAGCCAGCATACCAGCCAAGCGTGGGAGCCTCGTGATGAAGGGAGCCTGCCATGAAGCCGCGACGGCTGGGGTTTACGTTGGTCGAACTTCTCGTCGTGATCGCGATCATCGGCGTGTTGGTAGGGCTCTTGTTGCCAGCCGTACAGGCCGCGCGCGAAGCGGCGCGCCGTACGCAATGCCAGAACAATCTACGTCAGATCGGCATTGCAACGTTGAATTTTGAGAATGCGCGCGTGGGTTTGCCGCCTCGGCGTCAAACGGTTGCTCCCTTTCAAGGCTGGGGAACCTTCTTGCTCCCCTATCTCGAGCAGACCGCCATCACGAACAAATATGACCTGGACAAGAACTTCTATGATCCCGCGAACGCGCCGCTCATTCGCGTGAAGCTACCCGTGTTTGTTTGTCCGAGTGCCCCCTCGACCAACCGCGAAATCACGGTCATCGATCAAATGAATAATCCGACGGGCGCGATCGGCGCTGCAGGAGATTATTTCGCGGCCAATAGCGTCGATGCAGTATGGTGGCCTGCTGCAGCAAAGGCTGCTGCTGCGGATACGGCGGAGTGCCCCGCACTTGCTGATAACGCTCGGCGACGTTTGTCAGAGATCACCGACGGTACTTCGTCGACGCTCTTAGTCGCCGAGATGGCGGGACGCCCGGACAATTGGATCCGGGGACGCCGGGCCGATACGAATGCTGCGCTGCAGTGGCCCAACTGGTGGGGGCCATGGGCTTCGTACCAGTCTTCGATCTACCGCACGTGGAGCGCCGACGGACTGACGGTGAACGGCGGCAATTGCACCGTGAATTGCAACAACTCCTGGGGCATCTACGCGTTTCATCCCAGCGGCGCCAACGTCCTCTTTGTCGATGGCTCCGTTCGCTTGCTGGCTGTCGGCCTCGATCGAGAAGTCTTTGCCAGCATCGTTACCAAGAGTGGCGGAGAAGTGATTCCTGGCGGCGCCTTCTAAGCAGGACTCGCTGTGCCTTATCCTGTTATCGCTCTGCCACGCAAGTAAAAACTGCCAACTGGAGTTCTTCGAATGAATTCACAATCCCCAGAGAGTCGTCACGCCTTCACGGTGACCGACTTATTGATTGTGCTGATGCTCGGCGCAATGCTGCTCGCTCTTGGCTTGCCAGCGGTGCAGCAGGCCAAAGAAGATGCCGATCGCAAGACGTGCGAAGACAATTTGCGAAAACTCGGTGAAGCCTTTCATTTGCATGCTCGCGACCAAGGAGGCTTTCCTGGTCGACGCAACGGGTACGACATTACGTTTAAAACCTACGGCGGCTGGGGCTCCAACCTCTTACCGTACATCAATCTGGAATTGGCGAAGGACTTCGATCGCGACTACGACTTTTTCGATCCCGTCAATCAGAAGGTCTCACAAACGACAATTCCCACGTTCGTTTGCCCTGCGGCTCCGCGCGATCGGAAAACCACTGTCGTATCGAACGCCTCGGGTAATTCGAAAAATCCCGACAAGGATACGACCTACACCGTGCATTGCGGCCCCAACGACTATCTCGCCTCGAACGGCCTGTTTCTGCCGACTGCTGGTTACGGCGCAATCATCTCCGAAGACATGCGAGCTCGAACTCATCAGGCCCTGACCGACAATGAGAGCATGCGACTGACCGAGATTGTCGACGGCCTCTCCTGTACGTTGCTGATCATCGAGCGCGCTGGCTCGCCACAAACCTGGCACTGGAACAAGCGAATCGATCGGCCGCAGCAGTTTGCGCTGGCCAACAACACGCGCGGCACCTGGGCGGGTTGGGGTTCTTTGTTTTTCGGAGTCTACGACGGGGACGATCCCACCGCGCCGGGCCGCGGAGATGGAAATGATTGCGCAGTGAACTGCAATAACTTTTACGGCATCTATGGCTTCCACGAGAAGGGCGCCAACGTGCTGATGTGCGACGGCTCTGTCCGCTTCATCGGCTTGAAGCTGAACGGACTTACTTTGGCACGGCTGACGAATCGTGACGACGGCCAACTGCTGGCTGACGACGACATTGCGGGTGAGTAAGCAGCCGTTCGGGAAACTCTTTAGCATCAGGCCAAGCCATTTATGATTACCGCCGCTTTGTTGATCCTCTCCGTCGGTCAAGTTCATGCGGAAGGAGCGGCCTCGTTTCTGCGAACCCTGCAGCAGCCGAACGGCGGCTTCATCTCCAACCAACTCAAGCCAGATGAAACTGCCAAGCCCGACCTGCGCACCACGCGCACGGCGGTGCGCGTGTTTCGCTTGCTCGACAGGGAAGTTCCCAATCGCGAGGCGCTCAGCGCCTTTCTCACCGCCTGTTACGACGAGAAAACGGGCGGCTTTGCCGCCGAACCGGCTGGCGTGCCCGATCCGATCAGCACGTCGGTCGGCCTGATGATCATGCAAGAGCTAAAGCTTCCCACCGGCAAGCATCTGCCGCGCGGGCTGAAGTTCATGGATGAACAGACGCAAGGATTTGAACAGATTCGCATGGTGGCTTCCTCGCTGGAGGAGTTTGAAACGACGGTTCCCAGCGCGACGAAATGGGTCCGCGAACTATCGACCAAGAAGCTTGCCAATGGAGCGTTTGGAGAAGGGCCGGGCGCGGCTCGGCAAACCGGTCTGTTCGGAGTCGCCATTCAACGACTGGGAGGCAAGATCGATCGAGACGCCACACTGTCTGTCTTGCGCGCTGGCCAGCGGGCAGATGGTGGTTTCGGCAGTGATTCGCCGGATCTATCAGACCTCGAATCGTGTTATCGAATCGTGCGGCTATTTCACCGCTTGGGAGCGATGCCGGACCGCGTCCACGATCTGCGCGGCTTTGTTGCGAGCTGTAAAAACAGCGATGGCGGCTACGGGCGCACGACGAGCGAACCTTCGTCCTTGCATGGCACGTATTACGCCACGATCATCACTTCCTGGTTGGATGAGCTAGAGCAAGCGGACGTAAATTCCACTCGTCGCCGTTGGCAGTTTGAAGACGTGCCCTTGGGTCAACTCCCCGCACATTGGACGAGCACCAATGCACTGCCAGCGAATTCAGGCAAGTGGGAGGTTGTTGACCGCGCTGGCGATAAGGCTCTTGCGCAGAGTTCCAGCGCCGGAGCCTACAAGCAATTTCATTTGTGCTTGTCCGATTATCGCTGTGTCAACGTCGACATTCGCGTCCAGATCAAGGCAATTTCCGGCGAACTGGACCAAGGGGGCGGCGTGGTCTGGAGGTATGTCGATCCGAAGAATTACTACATCGCCCGTTGGAACCCTCTGGAAGATAACGTCCGTGTTTACAAAGTCGTCGACGGTGTTCGCACGCAACTAGACTCCGCCAAAGTACCTCATCTGGCTGATTGGCAAACGCTCCGGATCGTCACCTACGGTCGCAACATCCGCGGCTACTTGGCTGGCAAGCTGATCCTCGAAGCCGAAGACGAACAATTCTCCCAGCCTGGGTTGATCGGCTTGTGGTCGAAATCCGATGCCGTCACCCAGTTTGACGACGTTCAGGTCGTAGCTGCCTTCAGGAAAGACATCGAAGAGATGGCGACGCCAGCGACCAAATAAGGGCTTCGACAAGCACCAACTTCGCTAATCCCCGCATTTAGCGCAAAACTCATTGTCAATCAAACCGTCCGGACGGTATGATGGCGTACTTGCGTCAACCGGCCCGTCGCCGGGCTTCGCATTCTTCGTTTCCGGAAACTCAACCGTGCAGTCCATTCCAGTTCTGACTTGCCTCACGAATCGCGCTTGGTTGTGGTTCGCAGCTCAGTTGCTTGTGGCGACGATCGTTGGTTGTGCGCCCCCCAATTCATTTCAGCCGCCGCCTCCGCCCGAGGTGCTGATAACGCATCCGACCTTTCAGAACGTCACCAGCTACATCGAACAAACAGGCACCGCGCAAGCGTCGGAGTTGGTCGAAGTGCGGTCGCGAGTCTCGGGTTACATCAAAGAAATCAAGTTCGAGGACGGCGATCTCGTCAAGGCCGACCAGTTGCTGTTCGTCATTGACGAAGAGCCGTTCAGCGTCAAGTTGCAATATGCTCGCGCCAAAAAGAGCGAGGTCTCGGCGAGGTTGCAACGTGCCAAACAGTCGAAGTCACGCGAGATCGCCAAAGCCAATCTCGACTTGGCGAAAGCTGAACTCGAGTTTGCACAGACGTCACACCGACGTATGACCGCTTTGGTCGACCGCAAGGCAACGTCGCAGGCAGAGTACGATCAGACCGAAGCGGCCTTGCAAAAAGCATCGGCGCAAGTGGTCGCGGCACGAGCGGAACAAGATCAAGCCGAAACGTCATTCGAGTCGGATATTTTGGTCGCTGAAGCCGCACTGGCTCTGGCCGTGTCCGAGGAGCGTTCGGCGGAAATCGATTTGGATTACTGTCGAATCAAAGCTCCCTTCAGCGGCTTGATTGATCGCCGGGCCGTCGATGTGGGCAACTACATCGCGATGGATGCTTCCACGGTTCTTTCTCGAATTGTGCAAGTCGACCCGATCTATGCCTATGCCTCGATTAATCAGGCAGATCTGATTCGCTTGAGAACTCGTAGCAGCACTCCCGGCGCTGAGAGCAGCATTCCAGTAACGGTCGGAGTCGATGAGTCGAAAGCGGCGCCGCTCGCGGGCGTGGTCGACTACATTGCCCCGAGCGTTCACCAGGGCACCGGCACCGTGCAGATCCGCGGCATCTTTAAAAATGCTGGCGTCATCACTCCCGGCATGTTCGTTCGCCTTCGCATTCCCGCCGAAGTGGTTGAGGGGGCAGTTCTCGTTCCCGAACGTTCGCTGGGCTACGACCAGGCCGGCACTTATGTCTATGTGGTCAACCTTGAGCAGAAGATCGAACGCCGCTCAGTCACGGCCGGCGACTTGGTGGAGGGGAAGCGAGTGATTCGCGGCGCGATCGACGCCGAGGATCAGATTGTTGCCGACGGACTTCTCAAAGTTCGCCCCGAAATGAAGGTGACCACAAAGTGGCTTGAAACCCGCACGGAAGAGAAACGGGCCGCCCAAAATCAAGCACCGCCCGAGCATGCCAAGCACGCTTCGGCCGGTTCCTAACAAGTCGCCGC is drawn from Anatilimnocola floriformis and contains these coding sequences:
- a CDS encoding helix-hairpin-helix domain-containing protein translates to MSRPTYPTRLRDHLGNEVAIPAKPFATGGEGAVFDVVGRPDLVAKLYSKPQSKERCDKLRAMTKAWNTDLQKIAAWPTATLNNGNPTAVAGILMPRIANHKEIHNLYSVAQRKKDFPDKDWGFLLHTARNCAIAFESIHSHGHVVGDVNQKNVMVSEKGIVALVDCDSFQVKEGNRIFRCGVGVPEYTPPELHGRKFTEVDRDANHDTFGLAVMVFHLLMMGRHPFAGVPQVNVDIPIEKAIQDGLYAYARNASKLKPPPHVPPLAMLNAPVRDLFERAFASHQRPTASEWRHALDASLNGLQRCKNDPKHSFPAGTNCPWCQLITVSRLMFFVPSQGVAGATLQFEDIQKLVIKLTSMQLVFSSLKRPRPRLAVQIKLPASLRSIPKPILLTHPLPPAAVQQPVLLPLPPQPTPLAEPILRLLPGSPALPTAPRLRPHPPAPEKLPLPRLHEKPSPPVYPPPAPVPASSEPFLATLSLAGALAGVPIFLFAKPVGLMMMLAFGMWWLVMKVTHGLRRAMLLKSLKTEYKAECAHIDFGYAEQLKLIENANRKILDAWNTANATKAHVHAQLCKVVDAENRVRLAPWETIKVSIEAEHARITQGIIQANRRVLLDWEAQKEAIRTAYVQACGRVELENQQRTVAWEAVTASRQLEYRQKCAVVDAENRQTTAAWEAANAPWVDEQKRWRDRKSFAELEIKRLEDELLAQRSMSVSRFQQRKVEIERVLKSHEGARQDYERDLRLAESNSKMVQLDEHLDKSLIRRAKLKGINSGCVLSLASFGIETAKDVPRLKDLKVPKIGKVLSQRLFEWRDKLASTFRPQQGLPESERKRVGSRYAPLLLPLTQALQSAIEDLNVIEASHRAAEAKRMEAIAAAVQDLAVAEATVKVMSVV
- a CDS encoding PP2C family serine/threonine-protein phosphatase; this translates as MWKLVFGSVQGTSHTQSGMPCQDYCSGLVSGTTVMAACADGAGSAELSQLGSKAAVDRFIKVACGDAEPTKEQLEAWVDSARENLLEAASETGSAPRQLACTFLAALVGDGWAAFAQIGDGVIVFDGPAGYELAFWPENGEYANTTRFLSDEDYRQHLRVEIIPRQVSELAVLTDGLQMLALDLAGARVHDRFFAPLFKAVRKGPDETVLQALLLEFMDSKRVNERTDDDKTLLLAARITPNVSPNLSDATA
- a CDS encoding vWA domain-containing protein, with product MSDQIEYAGFEASEFAENPDPRVPCVLLLDTSGSMNEVVGNYEHATGETVMQDGQLYNVVTGGKTRIELLNEGLVTLKETLASDSLASRRAEIAIVTFGGIVTTIQDFVTAENFQPPRLQTSGSTPMGQAILAGLDMIAKRKATYRAAGISYYRPWIFLITDGGPDPGDPWQAAALQVKQGEASKSFAFFTVAVEGANMGILSQISTRPPAKLKGVNFREMFLWLSQSMQAVSQSSPGDTVALTQPTWTEV
- a CDS encoding DUF1559 family PulG-like putative transporter, producing MKPRRLGFTLVELLVVIAIIGVLVGLLLPAVQAAREAARRTQCQNNLRQIGIATLNFENARVGLPPRRQTVAPFQGWGTFLLPYLEQTAITNKYDLDKNFYDPANAPLIRVKLPVFVCPSAPSTNREITVIDQMNNPTGAIGAAGDYFAANSVDAVWWPAAAKAAAADTAECPALADNARRRLSEITDGTSSTLLVAEMAGRPDNWIRGRRADTNAALQWPNWWGPWASYQSSIYRTWSADGLTVNGGNCTVNCNNSWGIYAFHPSGANVLFVDGSVRLLAVGLDREVFASIVTKSGGEVIPGGAF
- a CDS encoding DUF1559 family PulG-like putative transporter; the encoded protein is MNSQSPESRHAFTVTDLLIVLMLGAMLLALGLPAVQQAKEDADRKTCEDNLRKLGEAFHLHARDQGGFPGRRNGYDITFKTYGGWGSNLLPYINLELAKDFDRDYDFFDPVNQKVSQTTIPTFVCPAAPRDRKTTVVSNASGNSKNPDKDTTYTVHCGPNDYLASNGLFLPTAGYGAIISEDMRARTHQALTDNESMRLTEIVDGLSCTLLIIERAGSPQTWHWNKRIDRPQQFALANNTRGTWAGWGSLFFGVYDGDDPTAPGRGDGNDCAVNCNNFYGIYGFHEKGANVLMCDGSVRFIGLKLNGLTLARLTNRDDGQLLADDDIAGE
- a CDS encoding prenyltransferase/squalene oxidase repeat-containing protein is translated as MITAALLILSVGQVHAEGAASFLRTLQQPNGGFISNQLKPDETAKPDLRTTRTAVRVFRLLDREVPNREALSAFLTACYDEKTGGFAAEPAGVPDPISTSVGLMIMQELKLPTGKHLPRGLKFMDEQTQGFEQIRMVASSLEEFETTVPSATKWVRELSTKKLANGAFGEGPGAARQTGLFGVAIQRLGGKIDRDATLSVLRAGQRADGGFGSDSPDLSDLESCYRIVRLFHRLGAMPDRVHDLRGFVASCKNSDGGYGRTTSEPSSLHGTYYATIITSWLDELEQADVNSTRRRWQFEDVPLGQLPAHWTSTNALPANSGKWEVVDRAGDKALAQSSSAGAYKQFHLCLSDYRCVNVDIRVQIKAISGELDQGGGVVWRYVDPKNYYIARWNPLEDNVRVYKVVDGVRTQLDSAKVPHLADWQTLRIVTYGRNIRGYLAGKLILEAEDEQFSQPGLIGLWSKSDAVTQFDDVQVVAAFRKDIEEMATPATK
- a CDS encoding efflux RND transporter periplasmic adaptor subunit, whose product is MQSIPVLTCLTNRAWLWFAAQLLVATIVGCAPPNSFQPPPPPEVLITHPTFQNVTSYIEQTGTAQASELVEVRSRVSGYIKEIKFEDGDLVKADQLLFVIDEEPFSVKLQYARAKKSEVSARLQRAKQSKSREIAKANLDLAKAELEFAQTSHRRMTALVDRKATSQAEYDQTEAALQKASAQVVAARAEQDQAETSFESDILVAEAALALAVSEERSAEIDLDYCRIKAPFSGLIDRRAVDVGNYIAMDASTVLSRIVQVDPIYAYASINQADLIRLRTRSSTPGAESSIPVTVGVDESKAAPLAGVVDYIAPSVHQGTGTVQIRGIFKNAGVITPGMFVRLRIPAEVVEGAVLVPERSLGYDQAGTYVYVVNLEQKIERRSVTAGDLVEGKRVIRGAIDAEDQIVADGLLKVRPEMKVTTKWLETRTEEKRAAQNQAPPEHAKHASAGS